One stretch of Syntrophorhabdales bacterium DNA includes these proteins:
- the hisI gene encoding phosphoribosyl-AMP cyclohydrolase, translated as MAEMNKDQIKWDERGLTPVVVQDERTKEVVMVAYMNQEAFDLTLKTKRAHYYSRSRKKIWLKGETSGHFQQVKSIRLDCDNDTLLLLVDQKTAACHTGYFSCFYRAWDNEWKVIGEKVFDEKEVYRSAPSDGPEGGAKDGA; from the coding sequence ATGGCAGAAATGAATAAGGATCAGATAAAATGGGATGAGCGGGGATTGACCCCTGTTGTTGTTCAGGATGAGCGCACGAAAGAGGTGGTTATGGTCGCCTACATGAACCAGGAGGCCTTTGACTTAACCCTGAAGACGAAGAGGGCTCACTATTACTCCCGTTCGAGGAAGAAGATATGGCTCAAGGGAGAAACATCGGGTCATTTCCAGCAGGTGAAGTCAATCCGTCTCGACTGCGACAACGATACGCTGCTCCTTCTGGTGGACCAGAAAACAGCCGCGTGCCACACCGGCTACTTTAGCTGCTTTTACCGTGCGTGGGATAATGAATGGAAAGTAATCGGCGAGAAAGTGTTCGATGAGAAGGAAGTTTACCGCAGCGCTCCGTCAGACGGCCCCGAGGGTGGTGCAAAGGATGGCGCATAG
- a CDS encoding phosphatidylglycerophosphatase A: protein MAHRLELIFVTCGYVGYLPYAPGTWASIVGCVLLYLLPGVLNHPVTVMLIAIAAILCINRLELAEGDPGYIVVDELAGICVTMVGQGLGFSNLLKGFILFRIFDILKPFPVRRLERLPKGYGIVADDLMAGIYANAALLLLGRLR, encoded by the coding sequence ATGGCGCATAGGCTTGAACTGATTTTCGTCACCTGCGGCTACGTCGGCTATCTTCCCTACGCACCAGGAACATGGGCTTCAATTGTCGGCTGTGTTCTACTCTATCTGCTTCCCGGGGTTCTCAATCATCCCGTCACCGTGATGCTTATCGCGATAGCTGCCATTCTCTGCATTAACCGCCTGGAATTGGCTGAAGGAGATCCCGGCTACATCGTTGTTGACGAACTGGCAGGCATCTGTGTTACCATGGTTGGCCAGGGGCTGGGCTTTTCCAATCTGTTGAAGGGATTCATCCTGTTTCGGATATTTGATATTCTGAAGCCGTTTCCCGTACGACGCCTTGAGAGGCTCCCTAAAGGTTACGGGATCGTGGCGGACGACCTCATGGCTGGCATCTATGCGAACGCAGCGCTTCTCCTGCTGGGCAGGTTGCGTTGA
- a CDS encoding CinA family protein — protein sequence MKLEERLGELLRKKRMKLAVAESCTGGLISSRITDIAGSSDYFEAGTVVYSNRAKQSFLSVPAEILEKYGAVSRETAEKMAEGVRAKTGADIGLSVTGIAGPTGGSAEKPVGTVYVGLATDQRLFFRKFQFKGERLAIKEQTSNEALQFVIDLLEGNVA from the coding sequence TTGAAGCTCGAAGAGCGTTTAGGGGAGCTGCTTCGGAAGAAACGGATGAAGCTGGCTGTGGCAGAATCCTGCACCGGTGGGCTTATCTCGAGCAGGATCACGGATATTGCGGGCTCCTCCGACTACTTTGAAGCAGGTACTGTTGTGTATAGCAACCGGGCAAAGCAATCCTTTCTCTCGGTACCGGCAGAGATACTGGAGAAGTATGGTGCAGTGAGCCGGGAGACAGCTGAAAAAATGGCTGAAGGGGTACGCGCAAAGACAGGTGCTGACATCGGCCTCTCGGTCACCGGCATAGCGGGCCCGACAGGCGGCAGTGCGGAGAAGCCCGTGGGAACGGTCTATGTGGGCCTCGCGACAGACCAACGGCTCTTCTTCAGGAAATTTCAGTTCAAAGGAGAGCGGCTGGCGATAAAAGAACAGACGTCGAATGAAGCTCTGCAATTTGTGATCGATCTCCTGGAAGGCAATGTTGCATGA